A single Brachionichthys hirsutus isolate HB-005 chromosome 17, CSIRO-AGI_Bhir_v1, whole genome shotgun sequence DNA region contains:
- the c17h6orf120 gene encoding UPF0669 protein C6orf120 homolog, whose product MKMMMMTLVFASSLSVVSALLNPEEAWLLLHVVQGHIGGGNYSYLRLNHGGRVVLLLRSLGGDADLYVSDRTLRPSFDAYGLQAVSCGQDVVVVPGGFARPVGIAIYGHPSHRESEFEMRVFHDQTVPPDPFDQGQEQKNPPLAAEQDFQEDESILWTILIGLLKIVLEILF is encoded by the coding sequence atgaagatgatgatgatgacgctcGTCTTCGCCTCCTCGCTGTCCGTGGTCTCAGCGTTGCTGAATCCCGAGGAGGCGTGGCTTCTGCTCCACGTGGTCCAGGGCCACATCGGGGGGGGGAACTACAGCTACCTGCGGCTGAACCACGGCGGGCGGGTGGTGCTGCTCCTGCGGAGCCTCGGGGGGGACGCCGACCTCTACGTGTCCGACCGGACGCTGCGGCCCAGCTTCGACGCCTACGGCCTGCAGGCGGTCTCCTGCGGGCAGGACGTGGTGGTGGTGCCGGGGGGGTTCGCCAGGCCCGTGGGCATCGCCATCTACGGCCACCCCTCCCACAGGGAGAGCGAGTTTGAGATGCGGGTGTTTCATGATCAGACGGTTCCCCCGGACCCGTTTGATCAGGGACAGGAGcagaagaacccccccctcgCTGCAGAGCAGGACTTTCAGGAGGACGAGTCCATCCTGTGGACAATTCTGATCGGACTCCTGAAGATCGTTCTGGAGATTCTGTTCTGA